A segment of the Melopsittacus undulatus isolate bMelUnd1 chromosome 13, bMelUnd1.mat.Z, whole genome shotgun sequence genome:
AAAATGAAATCCTGGCTTCTTTATGTGCATGTTTAGGACAGCTTGgagcaatgctgctgctgccctgaagagaggaagagacTAGAGAGGGTCTTTGTTTGGCCCACTTATCTGCTCAGGAAAGTCATTCTCTTCAGCTGGATGGTGTGATACTTGTCTTGCTTCTGTCTGAAGGAGGGGATAGGATTTGGCAGGGCTCCTCCAGAAGCAAGAAGAGCTGGTGCAGGGATGCTCCgatgcttttgtgtgtgtttttccttcCAGATCCTCACTTACCTGTGCTGTTCctggagcactgggatgctctgaacTGTGTTAGCTGGGCTCTGTGTGTTGGGAACAGCTCCTTTTGCCCTGATGTGTGGTGGCAGAGGCAGCCCTGGTCTGCTTTGGTTGGCTTTTCTAGGTGCAAAGACTGAGAGACCCTGAAGGAAATCTCTCTTTTGGGGAAATCAGACATCCCTTTGATCTGCAGGCAGCAGATTTGTTTGTCCTGCTCAACGAATAGCTCCCAGCTTTCAGTTTGGGAGGTAGTGCTAAGTGAAAACCATGGTTTAGTCTCTTCTGTCTGGCACTAGCTTGAAGACATTCACTGCAGTATTCCCCTTTGGGCAGGAATACATCACTGTGAATGTCACATTTGCAAATAAATGAGGTTTTTCAGCTCATTACTGATGTATTGCAGCATGTGAATGGGTGCCTGGAAAACCACTCACTGTGTTCTAACACTGAGCCCTGCACAGGGCTCAGCTTTGGGCCCTGGTTTTCCCAGCGATGTCTCCATGAGAAATGGCAGATGAAGTTTAGTCTGTGGTTTAaccctggagcaggagcaggtccaTGAGGTGCAGAACAGAGAGAGGATTTAtagggggctgtgggggggggtttccagtgtctgtgctgctgggggcaggaggaagacCTGGGAGCTTTGGCTGCAGCACCGTCTCCAGCCTGATCCATGTAGGAGCCTGTGGCCACAAGAGCATCCCCATTGCCAGCCCAGTGAGTGTGGCTGGGCTGTGATGATGTTCTCTGTTCTCAGTGACTCGAGACACAAGGAGCTGCCCAGCAAGACTGggctttctgaaagagaagttCCACACATGTTTTCTTTATCATTTCAAGTGTGCATAAGTCAGGCCTGGCCCATTCTGCTCATGGTGGCATCAGTGATGTGTCTTGTTCGTGTCCTGTGGGACCAGCACCTCCTGTCTGGATGGTTGGTTGCTCTTTGCAGGTTTCCTTGTCAGTGTTTGCTGTCTGCTCAGTGATGAGCCACAGTAACAGATGGTCCTTGCCTGGGACATGGATCTCACCTTGGTGTGGATGTGGATAGCAGGAGAGGCAGCTTTCTGTCCCCAGGAGATGGGGATCGGTAATGTAAACACCTTCCCGAGggaagggctgtgctgctgagacCAGGAGCACGTCAGGTGTCCAGCAGGAACACTGCAGACTGGGAGGCCCTGAACCCAAGAGCCGCGGGCACCGGAACAAGGGGGACACAGAATCCCACAATGGGATCTATAAACTGTGGAatcagttttaagcaatgttaaatttgatggctttgtaacagcagcaatggagaattactgaggtgcatggtacatGGAGAGAGAACAGCTGGAGAACAGCCTGAGGATTCTGGTCCAGGATAAATCCGTATAGTTGACATTGTCTTAAGAGAAACAGTCTAGAacaacaggacacagggataaggagtgtctgggaatagcaggtgtccaggatgggctacaggtaaactaactgataagcaGGAGGACAGcagggttattatgtctctggtgctaacgaaccagTGAAGCTGTAGGAGCATCTACTGCACATGCTCCGAAGGCTGCCAGGactgatgaagattgttggaagaagtaaaccCCCCTCAGAGACAACCACATTTGTGTGCGCATGTGGGGAACTGCCTGGAACATAACATAATACATACATAGCCTCAGGTATATGTCTGTATGCCCAGTGGCTACATAAGGACGGCTGGTGCAGCAATGtgggacacacgttaggaggagccATCCCCGTGTCTGCCGGTACAAGAACGAACTCCTGCTTGTCAGCTGGAAACCTTCGTTACCAGTTTGTTCCCGGAGGTGTCTCCGGGTCCGTCCCCACCTACGGCCGGGGCAGGGCCGGGGGAAGCCCCCGGGATGGGGGGAACCGGACCCGTTCCCCTCGGCGGACCCCGGTGGTCGGGGAGGGGGGCGCGGAGGGGGCGTGGTCTCGCCCTAAGCCACGCCCATAACAGCCTCTCCCGGCGTGCACCGGGAGCCGATCAGAGCGCAGCGCCGGTTTTCAAATGGGCAGCGGCTGCGGCGGGGCCGGACCCGAGCCGGGATCGGGATAGGGATAAGGATCGGGACCGAGACCGGGATTGAGACCGGACCTGGACCAGGACCAGGATCAGGCTTGACCGAAGCGGGGCCAGGACCAGGATCGAGACCGGGCTCAGGGTTGACCGGAGCGGGGCCGTGCGGCCGCCACGCCTCTCGCCGTGAGTGCGGGCCGGGTGGGTCCGGAGCGCTCcgctgtgtgtctgtgtgtgcatgaggGGGGTTGTGCCGCCGGTGGCCCCCGGGGCTCCgctccccatcacctcctcccCCGGCGCAACAGCCTCACCCTGCTCGCTCCGGGATGGGAcgggggaacggggggggggtgttgggggtggGCAATAGGGGGATCGTTGGAGGCATTGGGGTGGGGGCCATGGGGAGGGCGGGGTGCTGGGGGCgcaccctgacccccccttCCTATCTCCTGTAGGACCATAACGGTGCCAGCCCAGTGCCCCGCACCCGTGGGCCCCGCAGCGGCGTCACCCCCGTGCCTTGTGCTCCAGGACCCCCCAGCAGTCCCCAGCTGTCGTCCCGTCCCCCCGCAGTAATGCTCTGCTGCCCTGCACCCTAGGGCCCCCCAGCATCACCATCCTGGAGGCCCCTGGGACTCTCGCCCTGGGTCCCAGTGTCTTGGAGCCTTCCAGGACTCCCACCCTGGTGCCCAGTGCCCCTGAGCCCCCCAACTGCACCAACCCAGAGCTCTCTGGCAGTTCCACCCCAGGGCCCTGCACCATGGAGCCCTCCAGCAGTGCTCTGCAAGCACCCCTGGACAGCCCTATCCCAGGGCCCAGCAACCTGGAGCCCCCCAACAGTCCCATTGCAGATGCCTGCATCCTGGAGCCCCCCAGCAGTCCCATTGCAGATGCCTGCATCCTGGAGCCCCCCAGCAGTCCCATTGCAGATGCCTGCATCCTGGAGCCCCCCAGCAGTCCCATTCCAGATGCCTGCATCCTGGAGCCCCCCAGCAGTCCCATTCCAGATGCCTGCATCCTGGAGCCCCCCAGCAGTCCCATTGCAGATGCCTGCATCCTAGAGCCCCCCAGCAGTCCCATTCCAGATGCCTGCATCCTGGAGCCCCCCAGCAGTCCCATTCCAGATGCCTGCATCCTGGAGCCCCCCAGCAGTCCCATTCCAGATGCCTGCATCCTGGAGCCCCCCAGCAGTCCCATTGCAGATGCCTGCATCCTGGAGCCCCCTAGCAGTCCCATTGCAGATGCCTGCATCCTGGAGCCCCCCAGCAGTCCCATTCCAGATGCCTGCATCCTAGAGCCCCCCAGCAGTCCCATTGCAGATGCCTGCATCCTAGAGCCCCCCAGCAGTCCCATTCCAGATGCCTGCATCCTAGAGCCCCCCAGCAGTCCCATTCCAGATGCCTGCATCCTAGAGCCCCCCAGCAGTCCCATTCCAGATGCCTGCATCCTGGAGCCCCCCAGCAGTCCCATTGCAGATGCCTGCATCCTGGAGCCCCCCAGCAGTCCCACCCCAGCCACCTGCATCCTGGAGCCCCCCAGCAGTCCCACCCTGCCACAACGGGACATTGGCACTAGCGTCACCCCGGTGCCCactgcagccaccagcaccagaGTCACCCcggtgcacactgcagccaccggcaccagcatcaccccagtGCCCACTGCAGTCACTagcaccagcatcaccccagtgcacactgcagccacgggcaccagcatcaccccagtgcacactgcagccactgGCACCAGCATCACTccagtgcacactgcagccacgggcaccagcatcaccccagtGCCCACTGCAGCCACCggcaccagcatcaccccagtGCCCACTGCAGCCACCGGCACCAGCATCACCCcggtgcacactgcagccatcGGCACCAGCATCACCCcggtgcacactgcagccaccagcaccagcatcaccccagtgcacactgcagccacgggcaccagcatcaccccagtgcacactgcagccatcGGCACCAGCGTCACCccagtgcacactgcagccactggcaccagcatcaccccagtgcacactgcagccatcGGCACCTTCATGACCCCGCGGTACCTGCGGGAGAGCAGCATCAACACATCCACGGGTCCTCCTCCCTGTGCCAAGGACAGCGCTGCCGAAACAGACTCCCTGCTCTGGCTGTAAGTGTGGGGATGAGCATCCCCCCGGGCAGGGCTGTGGCACTTGTGGACTGTCCCTGCCACAAACCCTCTCTCTGTCCCCAGCTGTCCCCGGGAGCAGATGAAGTCCCTGCCGCGGGCAGAGCTGGAGGGGCGGCTGGCGAGTGCCCTCATCATCATCGAGGCCCTGTCGCTCCAGCTGCGGGACTGGAATGAGAACCAGCGATCCCTGCCTGGTGTGGGGCCGgctgagcagagggaggcacTCACCCAGACCGATGTCACCTACCCCGAAGGGGTAAGAGTCCTCACTGGGGCGATGccagcctgctcctgcagcgttggtgctgctgtgggaccGTGGCTCTGCAGCCCAGTGGAGTGGAAGTAAAGCTCACAGCATCAtgcccccagtgctgctccagcCGCATTATCTCGCCTGGCTCAACCTGCTGAGCTTGCTGGGTTTGATCCCTTTGTGCCGGGAAGCATCCATGGCACATGTTTGGGGCAGAATGGGAGGGTCATGGAGAAGCAATAGAGCAGGGCTGGTGCAAAGCCCCCCACTCTGCCACGGTGCCCTTAGGAGGAGATCTACTGCAACCTCTACCTGGAGCTGCGGAGGAGGATGGATGCTCTGCAGCGGCAGCGGGGACGGGAGCAGGACCTGCATCAGCAGCTGCAGATGGCTGTGGAGCACATGGTGTGTGGTGGATGTGTGCTGAGCCATGGGTCTCAGCCaggcactgtgtgtgtgtgtggtgtgtgctCAGCCTGAGCACTGGTGTCCTTGTCCCTTCCCCAGCATGCCTGGGACAGGCAGCGCCCCGTGTTCCAGGACCTCGTGGACACCTGTTCCCAGAGCCTGCAGGATGAGCGGAGAACACTTGTCCAGCAGGTGAGACCTGGACCCCttccccatggatgtggggagCACTGCCACACACAGCAGACATCACCTGTACCATCACTGTCTCCTCTCGTAGCAGGAGCAGGTGAGCACCCTGGTGTCCCGGTGCCAGGCCCTGCTGGAAAGGGTTCCCagcaagctgcagagctgcctggagGAGTTGGATGCCATGAGGCAGCAAGTGGATGAAGCCCTCCAAGCCAAGCAGGAGGTCGGGTGTTACCTTGTGCTGGCTGGCCCCAGGCAGGGGCTGATTTGGGGATACCCCATAGGAAAGAGCATCCCAAAGCAAGCCCAGAGCGCACTGTGTCTCTGCAGGCATCTCATCAGCTGGAGGAGACCTCGGTGGCCCTGCAGGACACAGTGGCTAAGCTGGAGCAGTTGACAGTGGCCAACTCGTGCCTCCGCGCAGGTATGGGTgatgatgtggggctggagctgcccctgtgtcccccccacaCTGACAGCTCTGCCCCTTGCAGACCACAGCTCCCTGGTGACCAGCCTGgccagcctggagcaggagcGGGATGCGCTGCGGCAGGAgaatgagaagcagcaggaggagatggCCTCGTGGGTTTGAGCCCTGGGGCAGGGCattggtgtgtgtgtgccccatagacacctCCTGCCACCctgatcccatcccatccctgcaggctGGCGCTGGAGCGGGAAGTGCTGCAGCGGGAACGCGATGGATTGTGCCAGGAGCTGCGGGAGGCAACCGAGTGCCGGGAGGTAAGAGCTGCCTGACCCTGCCCACACCATCACGCGCTGCCAGCTCCCATCATGTCCTCATGGGAATGCTGGAGGCTGGCCAGGAGCAGGATTAGCCCTTCCATAGCAGGGGGATGAGGGTGGTTGGCTTCCTGCACGTagtgcagcagctcctcctgcagcagtgatTGCTGGGATGAGGCAGAAAGCTGTCCAGGAGAGTTTTCCCACTGGATGCAGATGTGGTGTTGTCCCCAGAAACTGCCCTATGTCCCTGCTGGTCTCCAAGGGTAAAGCTGCCCCTAATAGGAAACAGCACCCTGTGCCAATGGGTCCCCTTACCCAtggctgtgtcccccccatcctCTTGCAGTTCCTGGAGCAGGAGAACCAAACGTCCTGCACTCAGCTGCAGGAGGTGGAGGCCAGGCTGAGGTCCACGCTGGACACGCTGCAGGAGGAAAGACAGCAGCACAAGGAGCTGATGGATTCCCACCAGCGCCTGCGGTACTGGCCCCGCTATGGGCACTGCTTGAACCCCTCTGCTTTGGGGGATTCGAGCCCCTTTAGGAAGGTGGGGGATCCAAAGCTGGACATGACTCTGGTGTGGTTGCCCAGGCGGGTGGATGGGGCGGTGGGAAAGGCTGGTACATCCCATCTTGGTACATCCCATCTTGGTACATCCCATCCCCTAAATCCATGAGGTTTGCACCACCCCTGGGTCACGGTGGGAGGCAGGCATGGGAaacatccccatcccatgctGAGGAAGGGGAACACTGCTCCCACTGAGGTTGATGCCATCCCACAGGGAGAAGCAGGCTGCTCTCAGCAAGGAGCTGGAGAGCACCAAGGCCGAGCTCCTCGACATGCAGTGTAAGAGGAACAAAATCTCCTGGTGCTCCAAGGACATCGTGGAGAACAAGATGCGGCTGCAGGAGCTCGCTGAGtgcctcagggctgctctgcaggaggaggtgggagcTTTGCCTTGGGGGTGGCCTGAGGAGGAGGCAGACACCCCATGTTTCGAGCCCCCCATTGCCATGGCAGAGCTGTCActgctcttcctcccctctgaaggatgatgctgctgctgccccattgAAAAGCAGAACCTGGACCCCAGTCACACGTACTCGAGGCTGGCAGACCCCGTACCGTGTCCGGACCCCCGCCTGTCACACACCGATGTTCCAGACCCCACGATGTGCCACAGGGAGCTTCTCTGTGGCCAGTGTCCTGAAAGCTGTGTCCGGAGAAGGTGAGCTGGTACCCACTGCATGGCAGGGATGCGGATCCCTTCCTCCTGTCCTCCCTGGGAGTGCCTGGATTTCATTATAGCAGCTATGGGTTGGGTCGTGGCTCCAGCAAGCATCCAGGGTCTCCTCTGAGTGCCCTTGGATGGATGCGAGCTCGAGGTGTGCTCCCTGCAACACACAAGGCACAGAGCATCTACCCTCTTCTCTTGCAGATGCTGatgaagctgctggagctgggagtGCATTAACCAAGGACAAACTTGCTGCTACACCAAAGGCAATAGGTACTGGGGCTGTCACCCTGCCCTGGGCTCTGCATGGGGGATGATCAGGATGCCTTCCTGCTTGGCTCTGTGTCCCCTGATGCTCTCTCACAGGCTTCTGCCCTGCCCACAGAGCCTGAGGATGATTTGCTGGACAGTGTGAAGCAGCTGAAGTCTGTGGTGTCTGACCTCGCCATGCTGAGCTACCGCGTGCAGGACCGGGAACAGAGCAATTTCAAGGCGCTGCGGACAGAGATGTGAGTTCAGTGGGGCTCATGTTGAGGAATGGCCATGAGCAGCCTTGCTGGGACCTGCTCTTGCCCCAGCCCTGGGTTTTCCAGCTGGCGGGATCCCCAGAGGGTGTTTGGTACCCGGCACCGTGCTCGGCTGTGATCCCCATCCCCTCAGCACTGGTGCtgtcctctcccagctccaACCTGCAGCTCCGTTTGGAGACGGTGACAACAGAGAGCGAGGAGAAGATCAATGCCCAGGCTGCCACCATCGCCAAGCTGAACAAGACCCTGACGGGCAAGCTCAAGGTGAGCTGGTGCCAGAAGTGGGCCAGCACTCAGGCCAGGGCAGAGCCAAACTGGGACAGGCGCTGATCTAGGACACGGAGGAATCTGGGTGACCGGCTCTGGAGGTgccccatgggtgctcctgGCTCGCCTGACCTTCTGGAACAGGACAAAACCTGCTCCCCCCTCGGGCACTGAGGGCACCCGGGGCCAGGCACTGCCTGACACTGCTTCTTCCCCCTGTGTAGatggagaaggagctgcaggacGCGGTGAAccaacaggaaaagaagatgcTGCAACACATTGACCAGAGTGCGGAGATCTCGGTGTGTGATGGGGCTGTGCCGGGCTGCATGCCCGGGGGTGCAGGCTCCAGGACCCCCCTCTCAGCACCTCCTGTCCCTCACAGAGGCTCAAGGAAGAGATTCGTGATCTGAAGCGCTCACAGCAGCACGCAGAGACAGAGGCCAAGGTGCTGTGGAAGGAGATGAGGGAACAGAGACCCAAGGAGGACACTGTCCATGTGCAGGACcgagtgctgcagcagcaggaggtgaggCTGGGGGGGGTTCTGCTGTCATGTCCCATCCTGCAGGACCCCATGGACAGGGTCCCCCCACCTTGGCTCTTGCCCCGCAGTGATGCTTTGCTCTTGTTGCAGCTGAACAGACTGCGGTTGCTGCTCATGGAGAGGGTGCAGGAGAACCTGAGGCTCGCGGATAATGTATGGAGGACCCGTGGGTTTAGTCCCCTATTCCCTGGCCAGCTTTAGGTCAGGTTCCTGACAGGCATCTCCCACCACAGGTCCAGTGGCTGGAGGTGCAGCTCAATAGCGTCCAGAGAGCGCTGAGGAGCCATGAGGAGATGCAGAAGAAGATGAAGGAGGTGAGGGTTGTTCGTTGCTCTCAGCCTTGCTGTGACTGCAGCTCCACCACCCCTCATCCCAATCACTGTCCCTAACACTGCTGCCATCCCCAGGTCCTGGTGGCTGTTCCTGACACGGCCCTGGTGTTCCAGGAGCATCACAGCCTGCTGCAGTACCTGGGCTTGAAGCCAGAGAGTGTCTGCAAGGATGCTTTGGAGCCGCAATAGCCCCCGGGGTGAAACCTTCCCCTTTTCAAAGGTGCAATCATTTCCTGAATAAAGTTGTGTTGGCATCCTCCCTGCCCCATGTGCTGCATGCAGGCAGCTCCCGGTGCCCTGGGTGGGGACAACTGGTCCGGCTTGTGCCGCCTGCTCCCGCTCCATCCCTGTCACGGGGCCATGGGCACGGCTCCCTGCCACCCCAGGGCCTCTGCTGCTTGGCAGGGAACAGGCACCGTgttccccaggcagcagcacggctcctcctcctgccctagATTCCCTCTgtgcctccctcctgcctccccacTGTGGGGGTACCGGAGGCTGGATCCTGCACCTCCAGCATGGGGCATGTGGGGATGGttttccccattcccagtgtGCTTCTGGCATGAAGCAGCATGGAATCataatatttagggttggaaaggaccttaatatcatccagttccaaccccctgccatgggcagggacacctcccatgagaccatgtcacccaaggctctgtccaacggGGCCTTGAACATGGATGGGTCATTTACCTCTTCtttgggcagcttgttccatGGTCTCACCCTTGAACTTCCTCCTTGTATCTGACC
Coding sequences within it:
- the SPAG5 gene encoding sperm-associated antigen 5, which translates into the protein MEPSSSALQAPLDSPIPGPSNLEPPNSPIADACILEPPSSPIADACILEPPSSPIADACILEPPSSPIPDACILEPPSSPIPDACILEPPSSPIADACILEPPSSPIPDACILEPPSSPIPDACILEPPSSPIPDACILEPPSSPIADACILEPPSSPIADACILEPPSSPIPDACILEPPSSPIADACILEPPSSPIPDACILEPPSSPIPDACILEPPSSPIPDACILEPPSSPIADACILEPPSSPTPATCILEPPSSPTLPQRDIGTSVTPVPTAATSTRVTPVHTAATATGTSITPVPTAATGTSITPVPTAATGTSITPVHTAAIGTSITPVHTAATSTSITPVHTAATGTSITPVHTAAIGTSVTPVHTAATGTSITPVHTAAIGTFMTPRYLRESSINTSTGPPPCAKDSAAETDSLLWLCPREQMKSLPRAELEGRLASALIIIEALSLQLRDWNENQRSLPGVGPAEQREALTQTDVTYPEGEEIYCNLYLELRRRMDALQRQRGREQDLHQQLQMAVEHMHAWDRQRPVFQDLVDTCSQSLQDERRTLVQQQEQVSTLVSRCQALLERVPSKLQSCLEELDAMRQQVDEALQAKQEASHQLEETSVALQDTVAKLEQLTVANSCLRADHSSLVTSLASLEQERDALRQENEKQQEEMASLALEREVLQRERDGLCQELREATECREFLEQENQTSCTQLQEVEARLRSTLDTLQEERQQHKELMDSHQRLREKQAALSKELESTKAELLDMQCKRNKISWCSKDIVENKMRLQELAECLRAALQEEDDAAAAPLKSRTWTPVTRTRGWQTPYRVRTPACHTPMFQTPRCATGSFSVASVLKAVSGEDADEAAGAGSALTKDKLAATPKAIEPEDDLLDSVKQLKSVVSDLAMLSYRVQDREQSNFKALRTEISNLQLRLETVTTESEEKINAQAATIAKLNKTLTGKLKMEKELQDAVNQQEKKMLQHIDQSAEISRLKEEIRDLKRSQQHAETEAKVLWKEMREQRPKEDTVHVQDRVLQQQELNRLRLLLMERVQENLRLADNVQWLEVQLNSVQRALRSHEEMQKKMKEVLVAVPDTALVFQEHHSLLQYLGLKPESVCKDALEPQ